A region of Flocculibacter collagenilyticus DNA encodes the following proteins:
- a CDS encoding glycosyltransferase family 9 protein, translated as MTLPTKQYATILVVMPKYIGDAIMATPALRLLEQLHPNAVITLFCRNNAVYELFTHHSCYQVVLDECVNGKQHLRQSRQQIQQISPDVAYLFRNNFFDALLLKLAGVPRIIGYQHDGRGWLLDYKEKIDRVRHYINHYAHLVNASHQFPFKRLPDTHLQANADTFKQDCIQVAVYAGSKQKGTRCFPTSSLVNLIAGLYEQCDKFSQKVLFTLIGAKDEQDYAAQIAEQLQHQAITVVNQAGQTTVSELVDLIAAQNLLITIDSSPMHIAAALKVNSLVLVNHGTSPWSVVAPKVATTLAVLPLGNMIENEDQSHDLDMAHALSLSCQLLNISEQGLAEQNKQDEGSSPLENYVETTQEKLE; from the coding sequence ATGACGCTGCCAACGAAGCAATACGCTACTATTTTAGTTGTGATGCCGAAGTATATTGGTGATGCAATAATGGCAACACCCGCGTTACGCTTGCTTGAACAGTTACATCCAAATGCGGTGATTACTTTGTTTTGTCGAAATAACGCGGTATACGAGCTATTTACCCATCACTCTTGTTACCAAGTGGTGCTTGACGAGTGTGTAAATGGCAAACAGCATCTGCGTCAGTCTCGCCAACAAATTCAGCAAATTTCACCTGATGTCGCCTATTTATTTAGAAATAATTTTTTTGATGCACTGCTATTAAAATTAGCAGGCGTGCCTCGTATTATTGGTTATCAACACGATGGACGTGGATGGCTACTTGATTATAAAGAAAAGATTGATCGTGTACGTCATTACATCAATCATTATGCGCATCTTGTCAATGCAAGCCATCAATTTCCATTTAAGCGATTACCTGATACTCACCTACAAGCCAATGCTGATACATTTAAACAAGACTGTATACAAGTTGCCGTATATGCCGGTAGCAAGCAAAAAGGGACGCGCTGCTTTCCAACTTCGTCACTTGTTAACTTGATTGCTGGGCTGTATGAGCAGTGTGACAAGTTTTCACAAAAAGTGCTGTTTACATTGATTGGTGCAAAGGATGAGCAAGATTATGCAGCGCAAATAGCTGAACAACTGCAGCATCAAGCGATAACGGTTGTTAATCAAGCAGGGCAAACGACAGTTTCAGAATTAGTCGACTTGATCGCCGCGCAAAACTTACTCATCACGATTGATTCCTCACCCATGCATATTGCTGCCGCATTAAAAGTGAATTCTTTAGTGCTCGTTAATCATGGAACCAGTCCGTGGAGTGTTGTCGCACCTAAGGTTGCAACTACGTTGGCAGTACTACCGCTAGGCAATATGATAGAAAATGAAGACCAAAGCCACGACTTGGACATGGCCCATGCGTTAAGCTTGTCGTGCCAATTACTTAATATCAGTGAGCAAGGCTTGGCTGAGCAGAATAAGCAGGATGAAGGTAGCAGCCCGCTAGAGAACTATGTAGAGACTACTCAAGAGAAACTAGAATGA
- a CDS encoding glycosyltransferase family 2 protein, which produces MTQISKLPISVFIVAQDEEAHIEKVLQSVQCMDEVILVDSGSTDRTLEIAKKYDVKIYHHAWQGYAKQKQYAMSLCSNEWVLNLDGDEVLNPSIIARFKQIIENDECDSVRFWRNDWFIGQRLSRFTKRPNNHRLYKKSKSRFDETNLAHESAIVDGKELFINEEFDHFGYSTVEVITQKNNQYSTLKAQEKFNKSKRYSTLKLLLIFPITFLQKYLIHGQCFSGRRGFILAVMASYYAFMKEAKLYQLWQSEKKSLNCGDKM; this is translated from the coding sequence ATGACACAGATCAGTAAATTGCCCATTAGTGTATTTATTGTTGCGCAAGATGAAGAGGCGCACATCGAAAAAGTGTTACAAAGCGTGCAATGTATGGATGAAGTTATCCTTGTCGACTCGGGTAGTACGGATCGTACCTTAGAGATTGCCAAAAAGTACGACGTAAAAATTTATCATCATGCATGGCAAGGGTATGCGAAACAAAAGCAGTACGCCATGTCGTTATGTAGTAATGAGTGGGTACTTAATCTAGATGGCGATGAAGTGTTAAACCCCTCAATTATTGCCCGGTTTAAGCAAATAATAGAGAACGATGAGTGTGACAGTGTGCGTTTTTGGCGGAATGATTGGTTTATTGGTCAACGTTTATCGCGTTTTACTAAACGACCTAATAATCATCGCCTGTATAAAAAGTCGAAGTCCCGTTTTGACGAAACCAACTTAGCGCATGAAAGCGCGATTGTTGATGGCAAAGAGTTGTTTATTAATGAAGAATTTGATCATTTCGGTTACAGCACTGTAGAAGTCATTACCCAGAAAAATAACCAATACTCCACACTAAAAGCGCAAGAGAAGTTTAATAAAAGCAAACGATATTCAACCTTAAAGCTATTGCTGATTTTCCCTATTACGTTTCTTCAGAAATACCTTATTCATGGTCAATGCTTTTCAGGTCGACGTGGGTTTATTCTTGCGGTGATGGCTTCTTATTACGCATTTATGAAAGAAGCGAAGCTGTATCAGTTATGGCAAAGCGAAAAGAAGTCGCTCAATTGCGGCGATAAGATGTAA
- a CDS encoding 3-deoxy-D-manno-octulosonic acid transferase, with amino-acid sequence MWTRLMYSMTFYASLPLIFLYFLWRGIKSPDYREGFSQRLGRYQPLNITKPVIHCHCASLGEVKAALPLIKQLLKSHSHYQMVVTTTTPTGAAELKKQLGNAIIHLYAPLDTLGASKRFCNAVKPTISLMVEVELWPNWLHTLKQHGAKLLLINGRLSLNSFNKYKKNKRLMLPVIRCFDRMMMQYPLDAKRYIALGADQDKVTVAGNIKFDLSVPAKQMRQGQVIKQTLKNRPVWIAASTHPNEHELALAIHKKVLKTLPKALLILTPRHPEQFTVARQHIEKSGFKYLQRSAMQPEVAEQIDETELSHQSVTEELSENQTATEGVLLDEHSDLATNGDDILPNTDEPTDEPLAEPSDQSINESEPVNIPITTNVLLGDTMGEMFTLMRCADVAFVGGSWAKKGGHNPLEPAALGVPVMMGPHIDNIKDIAKDLVQHKAMRQFANPEQAYQILMTWLQQPKKHRMSSQACINIMSASKGGLANNYHAVLAHLK; translated from the coding sequence ATGTGGACTCGTTTAATGTACTCAATGACTTTTTACGCTTCCCTCCCTTTGATTTTTCTTTACTTCTTATGGCGAGGGATCAAGTCGCCTGATTACCGTGAAGGCTTTTCACAACGTTTAGGTCGTTACCAGCCACTTAACATCACTAAGCCAGTAATCCACTGCCATTGTGCATCATTAGGCGAAGTAAAAGCAGCCTTACCGCTTATCAAGCAACTGTTAAAGTCTCATTCGCATTATCAAATGGTGGTGACTACAACAACGCCTACCGGTGCCGCTGAGCTTAAAAAGCAACTTGGCAACGCCATCATTCATCTTTACGCTCCGCTTGATACCCTTGGAGCATCCAAGCGATTTTGTAACGCAGTTAAACCAACAATTAGTTTGATGGTAGAAGTGGAGCTATGGCCGAACTGGCTACACACCTTAAAGCAGCATGGCGCTAAGCTGTTGTTAATTAATGGCCGCTTATCACTTAATTCCTTTAATAAATATAAAAAGAATAAACGTTTAATGTTGCCGGTAATTCGTTGCTTTGACCGCATGATGATGCAATATCCGTTAGATGCGAAACGTTATATCGCATTAGGGGCGGATCAAGATAAAGTCACAGTGGCAGGCAATATCAAATTTGATTTAAGCGTTCCTGCAAAGCAAATGCGCCAAGGGCAAGTAATTAAACAAACCCTAAAAAACAGACCCGTATGGATAGCAGCCAGCACTCATCCAAATGAACACGAACTAGCGCTCGCTATTCATAAAAAAGTGCTCAAAACTTTACCCAAAGCCCTGCTTATTTTAACGCCTCGTCATCCAGAGCAGTTTACGGTAGCACGACAGCATATTGAAAAAAGTGGATTTAAATATTTGCAGCGCAGTGCGATGCAACCTGAAGTAGCTGAGCAAATAGATGAAACAGAGTTAAGTCATCAATCAGTAACAGAAGAATTATCAGAAAATCAAACTGCTACAGAAGGCGTGTTATTAGATGAACACAGCGACTTGGCTACTAATGGTGATGATATATTACCAAACACCGATGAACCGACCGATGAACCGCTTGCGGAACCCTCAGATCAAAGCATTAACGAAAGCGAGCCAGTAAATATTCCTATTACCACCAATGTTTTATTGGGCGACACCATGGGCGAAATGTTTACGTTAATGCGCTGCGCAGACGTGGCGTTTGTTGGTGGCAGTTGGGCGAAAAAGGGAGGTCATAACCCACTTGAGCCCGCCGCCTTGGGTGTACCAGTGATGATGGGACCTCATATAGACAATATTAAAGATATTGCAAAAGACCTAGTTCAACATAAAGCGATGCGTCAATTCGCTAACCCTGAACAAGCTTACCAAATTTTAATGACATGGCTACAGCAGCCTAAGAAACATAGAATGTCGTCTCAGGCGTGCATTAATATCATGTCTGCCAGCAAAGGCGGTCTCGCCAACAACTACCATGCTGTGTTGGCGCACTTGAAGTAG
- a CDS encoding D-sedoheptulose 7-phosphate isomerase, giving the protein MQVLTDSFQRNLTQHKAVFEQLEQHQAQLLELVQQCKKALDSGGKLLFLGNGGSAADSQHLAAEFVVRFKKERNALAAIALTTDSSILTANSNDYSFDTVFSRQVEALCRENDVVIGLTTSGQSPNVNLALQAANDLGAFSVAFTGKDGGKVKDIAALSIIIQSDETARIQEAHMFFGHWLCEAIDLLHE; this is encoded by the coding sequence ATGCAAGTATTAACTGACAGCTTTCAACGCAATTTAACTCAACATAAAGCGGTATTTGAACAGCTTGAGCAACATCAAGCGCAATTATTAGAATTGGTTCAACAATGTAAAAAAGCGTTAGATAGCGGCGGTAAGTTACTATTTTTAGGCAATGGTGGTAGTGCCGCAGATAGTCAACATTTAGCGGCAGAATTTGTGGTACGCTTTAAAAAAGAGCGTAATGCTTTAGCTGCAATTGCGTTAACCACAGACAGCTCAATTTTAACCGCCAACTCAAATGACTATTCGTTCGATACCGTGTTTTCTCGCCAAGTAGAAGCCTTATGCCGTGAAAATGATGTTGTTATTGGTTTAACTACATCAGGACAAAGCCCGAATGTAAATTTAGCACTGCAAGCTGCCAATGATCTTGGCGCCTTTAGCGTGGCATTTACGGGTAAAGACGGTGGCAAAGTAAAAGATATTGCCGCGTTATCAATTATTATCCAGTCAGACGAAACGGCCCGCATTCAAGAAGCACATATGTTTTTTGGCCACTGGCTGTGCGAAGCTATTGATCTATTACACGAATAA
- a CDS encoding TetR/AcrR family transcriptional regulator, with protein sequence MKTKDKIIEASITLFNQLGEPNVTTNHIAAHLNISPGNLYYHFRNKDDIIRSIFKLYARHMETQFEPVADKAHILDNLKKYMDAVFELMGRFSFFYDNLPVILARSPALKTDYLKVQEQVLVKVESLVNGLKNANIINIEDDDVTHFSHNVKQTVSFWISYFKTQSDNPQVGQQELYQGVTRVLLLFKPHFNLEYRYAYDELEAHYRTMAAEK encoded by the coding sequence ATGAAAACGAAAGATAAGATAATTGAAGCCAGTATCACGTTGTTTAACCAATTAGGTGAACCCAACGTGACAACTAACCATATTGCAGCACATTTAAATATTAGCCCGGGCAATTTGTATTATCACTTTCGTAATAAAGACGACATTATACGCTCAATTTTTAAGCTGTATGCACGCCATATGGAAACCCAGTTTGAGCCGGTGGCTGACAAAGCTCATATTTTGGATAACCTAAAAAAATACATGGATGCCGTGTTTGAATTAATGGGACGTTTTAGTTTTTTTTACGATAATTTACCCGTTATTTTGGCGCGCAGCCCCGCATTAAAAACCGACTACTTAAAAGTCCAAGAGCAAGTGTTAGTAAAAGTAGAGTCATTAGTGAATGGCTTAAAAAATGCTAATATTATCAATATTGAAGATGATGATGTTACGCATTTCTCACATAACGTAAAGCAGACGGTGAGCTTTTGGATAAGCTACTTTAAAACGCAGTCTGACAATCCACAAGTTGGCCAACAAGAATTATATCAAGGCGTAACCCGCGTATTATTATTATTTAAACCTCATTTTAATCTTGAATATCGTTATGCGTACGACGAACTTGAAGCACATTATCGCACTATGGCCGCTGAAAAATAA
- a CDS encoding capsule assembly Wzi family protein, translating to MLALFTAPSMAAGVSPYLPLKMAPEFEHLVERLLAKTDKADVMVKPYKAVDILRLLPQVQTSDPVLYQQINGYLKRFKKKAGKTHSKVQLSLTSREKTLANQRGQNTENWLQIEGQAFYEVNPYLRFSGGGILNDENAIPTNTMMSFGYHYAQVDIGYREHWYSPFNNGAMLISSHAEPTPTITISNYEPFTDFRVRYEMFLSKMDEQAAIKLGEQSTPGKPYLAGMHLSFALTDNFTIGLNRLMQFGGGLRSVGAKDVWQAFFDPVNKDNAQSGTDDFDDPNYEFGDQMASITAKYNFSIFDFPVSIYGEYGGEDSAHHKNYRLGNLTQSVGIFLPDVGDDHSLRFEVNDWHDQWYVHHLYSEGNSVDGHVIGHWGGDERVFGKADGATVYQLDWNWRYSSEKTLATQFKRITNDTQFVADYVPGYEIKTRYSQFINNSFWGAELYMGRTVFDKNFVRISAFYNW from the coding sequence GGCGGCTGGTGTTTCTCCCTACTTGCCATTAAAAATGGCGCCAGAATTCGAGCACCTAGTCGAGCGTTTATTAGCGAAAACGGATAAAGCCGATGTAATGGTGAAGCCGTATAAAGCGGTGGATATATTACGGTTATTACCACAAGTACAGACCTCTGATCCCGTTCTTTATCAACAAATTAATGGATACTTAAAGCGTTTTAAGAAAAAAGCAGGCAAAACGCACTCTAAAGTACAGCTTTCTTTAACGTCGAGAGAAAAAACGTTAGCAAACCAGCGTGGGCAAAACACAGAAAACTGGCTACAAATAGAAGGCCAAGCGTTTTATGAAGTAAATCCGTACTTGCGCTTTTCGGGGGGCGGCATTTTAAATGACGAAAATGCGATACCAACCAATACTATGATGTCGTTTGGCTATCATTATGCGCAAGTTGATATTGGCTACCGTGAGCATTGGTATTCTCCTTTTAATAATGGCGCAATGTTAATTAGTTCTCATGCTGAACCAACGCCTACAATTACCATCAGCAACTACGAACCGTTTACCGATTTTCGTGTTCGTTACGAAATGTTCCTTTCTAAAATGGATGAACAAGCAGCAATTAAGTTAGGTGAACAATCAACCCCTGGTAAGCCTTATTTAGCTGGCATGCATCTGAGCTTTGCACTGACTGATAACTTCACAATAGGATTAAATCGCTTAATGCAGTTTGGTGGTGGATTACGCAGTGTGGGCGCTAAAGATGTGTGGCAAGCGTTTTTTGATCCGGTTAATAAAGACAATGCACAATCTGGCACCGATGACTTTGACGATCCAAATTACGAGTTTGGTGACCAAATGGCGTCCATCACAGCGAAGTATAACTTCTCTATATTTGATTTTCCGGTCAGTATTTACGGTGAATATGGTGGGGAAGATTCAGCTCATCATAAGAACTATCGGTTGGGAAACTTAACCCAGTCTGTGGGTATTTTCTTACCGGATGTTGGCGACGATCACAGCCTTAGATTTGAAGTAAACGATTGGCACGACCAATGGTATGTACACCACTTATATAGCGAAGGAAATAGTGTTGATGGCCATGTTATCGGTCACTGGGGCGGCGATGAGCGTGTTTTTGGTAAGGCTGATGGCGCTACGGTATATCAGTTAGATTGGAACTGGCGTTATTCTAGTGAGAAAACATTAGCGACTCAATTTAAACGTATTACCAACGACACACAGTTTGTGGCTGACTATGTACCTGGTTATGAAATAAAAACGCGTTACTCGCAGTTTATTAATAACTCATTTTGGGGCGCAGAGTTATATATGGGTAGAACCGTGTTTGACAAAAACTTTGTGCGAATCAGTGCTTTCTATAATTGGTAA
- the hldE gene encoding bifunctional D-glycero-beta-D-manno-heptose-7-phosphate kinase/D-glycero-beta-D-manno-heptose 1-phosphate adenylyltransferase HldE translates to MQLSAFKQLSKNNILVVGDVMLDRYWHGDSQRISPEAPVPVVKISALEDKVGGAANVARNIAHLDSQVTLLGIVGDDENGEQLAKLLETENIDARLIQQQQQPTIAKLRVISRHQQVVRLDFEQSFSADNANKLETAFNAIVDEYDVIIFSDYNKGSLQNVTNMIATARQHGKTVLVDPKAKDLSVYAGATVITPNKHEFVLAGGDTDTEQSIADSARKIMQAHNIDAILLTRSEQGMSVLSATEKVDMPAQVLEVSDVTGAGDTVIATLAVMMGAGMPLADAAKVANLAAGIVVGKLGAATVKPEELFAKVNQHLFKGAAEHYQTPYEDVFKHIELARMSGEKIVFTNGCFDILHAGHVRYLEQAKALGHRLVVGLNNDASISRLKGESRPVNPLAQRATILTALASVDWVIPFGEEGDDTPLELIKRVMPDILVKGGDYEAENIVGAKEVWHNGGEVIVLEFVEGCSTTNIIKKIQQNK, encoded by the coding sequence ATGCAGTTATCAGCGTTTAAACAATTATCAAAAAATAACATACTCGTGGTTGGTGATGTGATGCTAGACCGTTACTGGCACGGTGATTCGCAACGCATTTCACCTGAAGCGCCAGTTCCAGTGGTTAAAATATCGGCGTTAGAAGATAAAGTAGGTGGCGCAGCAAACGTTGCAAGAAATATCGCTCATTTAGACTCTCAAGTTACACTATTAGGCATTGTTGGTGACGATGAAAATGGGGAGCAATTAGCTAAATTACTCGAAACTGAAAATATTGATGCCCGCTTAATTCAACAGCAACAGCAGCCGACGATTGCGAAGCTTCGTGTCATTAGTCGCCATCAACAAGTAGTTAGATTGGACTTTGAACAAAGCTTCTCTGCGGATAACGCCAACAAATTAGAAACTGCATTTAATGCGATTGTTGATGAATATGACGTGATCATATTTTCTGATTACAACAAAGGTTCACTGCAAAATGTAACCAATATGATTGCAACTGCACGACAGCATGGTAAAACCGTGTTAGTTGACCCGAAAGCGAAAGACTTAAGCGTGTATGCAGGTGCGACAGTGATCACGCCAAACAAACACGAGTTTGTGTTGGCTGGTGGCGATACTGATACCGAGCAGTCAATTGCAGACAGCGCACGTAAGATCATGCAGGCACATAATATTGACGCGATTTTGTTAACGCGTTCAGAGCAAGGCATGTCAGTACTTAGTGCGACGGAAAAAGTCGACATGCCAGCGCAAGTACTGGAAGTGTCAGACGTCACTGGCGCGGGAGATACTGTTATAGCAACGCTTGCCGTTATGATGGGCGCTGGTATGCCATTGGCAGATGCGGCAAAAGTCGCTAATTTAGCGGCTGGTATTGTTGTTGGTAAACTAGGTGCAGCTACTGTTAAACCTGAAGAGCTATTCGCGAAAGTGAACCAGCATTTATTTAAAGGTGCTGCAGAACATTATCAAACACCTTACGAAGACGTATTTAAGCACATTGAATTAGCACGCATGAGCGGTGAAAAGATTGTATTCACTAATGGCTGCTTTGATATTTTACATGCTGGCCATGTACGCTATTTAGAGCAAGCTAAAGCGCTCGGTCATCGCTTAGTCGTGGGGTTAAATAATGACGCTTCAATTTCACGCTTAAAAGGCGAGTCGCGCCCTGTTAACCCATTAGCACAACGCGCAACGATATTAACCGCATTAGCTTCGGTAGATTGGGTGATCCCTTTTGGTGAAGAAGGTGACGACACACCACTGGAGTTGATTAAACGCGTAATGCCAGATATTTTGGTAAAAGGTGGCGATTACGAGGCGGAAAACATTGTTGGTGCCAAAGAAGTGTGGCATAACGGTGGTGAAGTTATCGTATTAGAGTTTGTTGAAGGTTGCTCAACCACTAATATCATTAAAAAAATTCAGCAAAATAAATAA